A window of Pseudodesulfovibrio hydrargyri contains these coding sequences:
- a CDS encoding 4Fe-4S dicluster domain-containing protein, protein MDFLDIGLIFAAAVCAVFLTRRVTRWRTCPDGGSPFRKQGTAKAFLSVIKAIVPEILLLRRAARTGPLRWLAHCLVFYGFMGLLLFHAMASLVTVNLFSGYEPTLNPWQFLRDLLGGLVLIGLALMVARRVRDRRLRVLSRFQDWALLFVVGGIVGSGFLLEASKIISPAMFDSMVAEYGVYGGGPETTALKAAWADRFGVVFPSDRLVTPQRVERGLEINDESCTACHSDTASAFISKPLASALTPLAPAMNRSRADRVFWYAHILFCLVGLAALPYAKFLHPLTTPANLAARAGRRDLGRPGGAAARGLGMDACTRCGECSLHCSVAPSFAVLGNPDILPSEKLASLTAFRDGRLSGLGLERFAEGSRICTECLRCTDICPAGINLQDLWLASKPEAAASVPDPNQAVRAMTVAARSAICCRIEPEGLADRRESFWACVQCTTCTSVCPVVAVSDDPSRDLDLLPQQIMNLLRMGLKDEALGVRMVWSCTTCYKCQEHCPQDIRVADVLYELRNTAAARLRQAEGEEG, encoded by the coding sequence ATGGATTTTCTGGACATTGGTTTGATTTTCGCCGCAGCTGTCTGCGCCGTCTTCCTGACCCGCAGGGTGACCCGCTGGCGAACCTGTCCGGACGGGGGCAGCCCCTTCCGGAAACAAGGAACGGCCAAGGCATTCCTGTCCGTAATCAAGGCCATTGTCCCGGAAATCCTGCTGCTCAGGCGCGCGGCCCGGACCGGCCCGCTGCGCTGGCTGGCCCACTGTCTGGTCTTCTACGGCTTCATGGGGCTGCTCCTGTTCCACGCCATGGCCTCCCTGGTCACGGTCAACCTCTTTTCCGGCTATGAGCCGACCCTGAATCCCTGGCAATTCCTGCGCGATCTGCTGGGCGGCCTGGTCCTCATCGGGCTGGCCCTGATGGTCGCGCGCCGGGTGCGCGACCGGCGGCTGCGCGTCCTCTCCCGGTTCCAGGACTGGGCGTTGCTGTTCGTGGTCGGCGGAATCGTCGGCTCCGGCTTCCTGCTCGAGGCGTCCAAGATCATCTCCCCGGCCATGTTCGATTCCATGGTGGCCGAATACGGCGTCTACGGGGGCGGGCCCGAGACCACCGCGCTCAAGGCGGCCTGGGCTGACCGCTTCGGCGTGGTCTTCCCGTCCGACAGGCTGGTTACCCCGCAGCGGGTGGAGCGGGGACTCGAAATCAACGACGAGAGCTGCACGGCCTGCCACAGCGACACGGCCTCGGCCTTCATCTCCAAACCGTTGGCCTCGGCCCTGACGCCCCTGGCCCCGGCCATGAACCGCAGCCGGGCCGACCGCGTCTTCTGGTACGCGCACATCCTTTTCTGTCTGGTCGGGCTGGCGGCTCTGCCCTACGCCAAGTTCCTGCATCCCCTGACCACCCCGGCCAACCTGGCCGCGCGCGCCGGGCGGCGCGACCTGGGCCGCCCGGGCGGCGCTGCGGCGCGAGGCCTGGGCATGGACGCCTGCACCCGCTGCGGCGAGTGCTCCCTGCACTGCAGTGTGGCCCCGTCCTTCGCCGTGCTGGGCAATCCGGACATCCTGCCTTCGGAAAAGCTCGCTTCGCTCACGGCATTCCGTGACGGGCGATTGTCCGGCCTGGGGCTGGAGCGATTCGCCGAGGGCAGCCGCATCTGCACCGAGTGCCTGCGCTGCACCGACATCTGCCCGGCGGGCATCAATCTGCAGGACCTGTGGCTCGCCTCCAAACCCGAGGCGGCCGCGTCCGTGCCGGACCCGAACCAGGCGGTCCGGGCCATGACGGTCGCCGCCCGCAGCGCCATCTGCTGCCGCATCGAGCCCGAAGGGCTGGCCGACAGGCGCGAGTCCTTCTGGGCCTGCGTGCAATGCACCACCTGCACCAGCGTCTGCCCGGTGGTGGCGGTCAGCGACGACCCGTCGCGCGACCTGGACCTGCTCCCCCAGCAGATCATGAACCTGCTGCGCATGGGGCTCAAGGACGAGGCGCTCGGGGTGCGCATGGTCTGGAGCTGCACCACCTGCTACAAGTGCCAGGAGCACTGCCCGCAGGACATCCGCGTGGCCGACGTGCTCTATGAACTGCGCAACACTGCGGCCGCCAGGCTGCGCCAGGCCGAGGGCGAGGAGGGCTGA
- the glpK gene encoding glycerol kinase GlpK — protein MAKYVGAVDSGTTSSRFIIFDERGRIVGQDQKEHRQIYPKPGWVEHDPMEIWRNTGEVIRGALTKSGLKGSDLKAIGITNQRETTVVWDRCTGKPFHNAIVWQCTRTHDICKGLTEEGGQDRFREATGLPVATYFSGPKIRWILDNVPEAKAAAERGDALFGTIETWIIWWLTGGPKGGAHVTDVTNASRTMLMDLKTLSWDEEIMRILGVPMSGLARIVPSSDEGTWGPTSESGPLGARVPVCGAVGDQQAALVGQTCFAPGQAKNTYGTGCFLLMHTGHEPIQSRHGLITTLAYQFSNRKPSYCLEGSIAIAGALVQWLRDNLRMFDSAPEVEALAAKVEDTGGSYIVPAFSGLYAPYWRPDARGVMVGLTRYINRNHIARAVLEATAYQTKDIVEAMNRDSGVELKSLKADGGMVYNELLMQFQSDILNVPVVRPKVAETTCLGAAYAAGIASGFWSGREELYNNWEEDRTWRPDMDEKVRAEKYAGWKKAVERTYGWVE, from the coding sequence ATGGCCAAATACGTCGGAGCCGTCGACTCGGGAACCACCAGCAGCCGGTTCATCATCTTTGACGAGCGCGGCCGCATCGTCGGCCAGGACCAGAAGGAGCACCGCCAGATCTACCCCAAGCCGGGCTGGGTGGAGCACGACCCCATGGAGATATGGCGCAACACCGGCGAGGTCATCCGGGGCGCGCTGACCAAGTCCGGGCTCAAGGGGAGCGACCTCAAGGCCATCGGCATCACCAACCAGCGCGAGACCACCGTGGTCTGGGACCGCTGCACGGGCAAGCCCTTCCACAACGCCATCGTCTGGCAGTGCACCCGGACCCACGACATCTGCAAGGGGTTGACCGAGGAGGGCGGCCAGGACCGCTTCCGCGAGGCCACCGGCCTGCCCGTGGCGACCTATTTCTCCGGCCCCAAGATCCGCTGGATTCTCGACAACGTGCCCGAGGCCAAAGCGGCCGCCGAACGGGGCGACGCCCTGTTCGGGACCATCGAGACCTGGATCATCTGGTGGCTGACCGGCGGGCCCAAGGGCGGGGCGCACGTGACCGACGTGACCAACGCCAGCCGGACCATGCTCATGGATCTGAAGACCCTGTCCTGGGACGAGGAGATCATGAGGATTCTGGGCGTGCCCATGAGCGGGCTTGCGCGCATCGTGCCCTCGTCCGACGAAGGGACCTGGGGCCCGACCTCCGAGAGCGGCCCCTTGGGCGCGCGCGTGCCGGTCTGCGGCGCTGTGGGCGACCAGCAGGCCGCCCTGGTGGGCCAGACCTGCTTCGCCCCGGGCCAGGCCAAGAACACCTACGGCACAGGCTGCTTCCTGCTCATGCACACCGGGCACGAGCCCATCCAGTCCAGGCACGGGCTGATCACCACCCTGGCCTACCAGTTCTCCAACCGCAAGCCGTCCTACTGTCTGGAAGGGTCCATCGCCATCGCCGGTGCCCTGGTCCAGTGGCTGCGCGACAACCTCAGGATGTTCGACTCCGCGCCCGAGGTCGAGGCCTTGGCCGCCAAGGTGGAGGACACGGGCGGCTCGTACATCGTGCCCGCCTTCTCCGGCCTGTACGCCCCGTACTGGCGGCCCGACGCGCGCGGGGTCATGGTCGGGCTGACCCGGTACATCAACCGCAACCACATCGCCCGGGCCGTGCTCGAGGCCACGGCCTACCAGACCAAGGACATCGTCGAGGCCATGAACCGGGATTCGGGCGTGGAGCTCAAGTCCCTCAAGGCGGACGGCGGCATGGTCTACAACGAGCTGCTCATGCAGTTCCAGTCCGACATTCTCAACGTGCCGGTGGTCCGCCCCAAGGTGGCCGAGACCACCTGCCTGGGCGCGGCCTACGCGGCGGGCATCGCATCGGGCTTCTGGTCCGGGCGCGAGGAGCTCTACAACAACTGGGAAGAAGACAGGACCTGGCGGCCGGACATGGACGAGAAGGTCCGAGCCGAGAAGTACGCCGGGTGGAAGAAGGCAGTGGAGCGGACCTACGGCTGGGTCGAGTAA
- the glpA gene encoding anaerobic glycerol-3-phosphate dehydrogenase subunit A, translating into MKTMETRVLILGGGATGTGLARDLALRGVDCLLAERRDINAGASGGNHGLLHSGARYVASDAAAAVECREEGELLKRLAPQCIEDTGGLFVAVEGDDEDYIANFESMCAASAVPTRPLDLAEARHLEPALSDRLIAAYAAEDASVDPFMLSLDNLAQAVDKGARYLRNAKLAGFERDNGRIRRSIFLDQTSGERFEVEAEIVVNATGAWAGMVAALAGAHIDILYSSGSLLVTQDRLTTRVVNRLRRAADSDILVPGGTVSVLGTTSVTIDSPDLCRPTVAEADAIIDDARAMIPVLETTRYIRAYAGVRPLVLVAGAGDARSVSRNFSLIDHEKDHVDNFVTITGGKLTTYRLMAERTGDLVCAKLGVDAPCITRTEPLPASTKGEWTEPGLGPRRWIGERDGDDIILCECEMVSRKAVNQIIDGMDGQYGSSLLNSIGLRSRVGKGPCQGGFCGLRVTGHLYDEGYVSGLRGVHEMHAFTRRRWRGLRPVLWGLPLVQADLQEALYCGALDLELEADVRDDGGDL; encoded by the coding sequence ATGAAGACCATGGAAACCCGGGTACTCATACTCGGCGGCGGGGCGACCGGAACCGGCCTGGCCCGCGATCTGGCCCTGCGGGGCGTGGACTGCCTGCTGGCCGAGCGCCGCGACATCAACGCGGGGGCCTCGGGCGGCAACCACGGCCTGCTGCACAGCGGGGCGCGCTACGTGGCCTCGGACGCGGCCGCGGCCGTCGAGTGCCGCGAGGAGGGCGAGCTGCTCAAGCGGCTGGCCCCGCAGTGCATCGAGGACACGGGCGGACTGTTCGTGGCCGTCGAGGGCGACGACGAAGACTATATCGCGAATTTCGAGTCCATGTGCGCGGCCAGCGCCGTGCCGACCCGTCCCCTGGACCTCGCCGAGGCCCGCCACCTGGAGCCCGCCCTGTCGGACAGGCTGATTGCGGCCTACGCCGCCGAGGACGCGTCCGTGGACCCGTTCATGCTCTCCCTGGACAACCTGGCCCAGGCCGTGGACAAGGGCGCGCGCTACCTGCGCAACGCCAAGCTGGCGGGGTTTGAGCGGGACAACGGGCGCATCCGCCGCTCGATCTTCCTGGACCAGACCTCGGGCGAGCGGTTCGAGGTCGAGGCCGAGATCGTGGTCAACGCCACCGGGGCCTGGGCCGGGATGGTCGCCGCCCTGGCCGGGGCGCATATCGACATCCTTTATTCCTCGGGCAGCCTGCTGGTCACCCAGGACAGGCTGACCACGCGCGTGGTCAACCGGCTGCGCAGGGCCGCCGACTCGGACATCCTGGTGCCCGGCGGCACGGTCTCGGTCCTCGGGACCACCTCGGTGACCATTGATTCGCCCGACCTGTGCCGCCCGACCGTGGCCGAGGCCGACGCCATCATCGACGACGCCCGGGCCATGATCCCGGTGCTGGAGACCACGCGCTACATCCGGGCCTATGCGGGCGTGCGGCCCCTGGTCCTGGTGGCCGGGGCCGGGGACGCGCGCAGCGTGAGCCGCAATTTCTCGCTTATCGACCACGAAAAGGACCATGTGGACAACTTCGTGACCATCACCGGCGGCAAGCTGACCACCTACCGGCTCATGGCCGAGCGCACCGGGGACCTGGTCTGCGCCAAGCTCGGCGTGGACGCTCCCTGCATCACCCGCACCGAGCCGCTGCCCGCCTCTACCAAGGGCGAGTGGACCGAGCCGGGCCTGGGACCCAGGCGGTGGATCGGCGAGCGCGACGGGGACGACATCATTCTATGCGAGTGCGAGATGGTCTCGCGCAAGGCGGTCAACCAGATCATCGACGGCATGGACGGCCAGTACGGCTCCTCCCTGCTGAACAGCATCGGCCTGCGCAGCCGCGTGGGCAAGGGGCCGTGCCAGGGCGGGTTCTGCGGCCTGCGCGTCACCGGCCACCTGTACGACGAGGGCTATGTCTCCGGCCTGCGCGGCGTGCACGAGATGCACGCCTTCACGCGCAGGCGCTGGCGCGGGCTGCGGCCGGTCCTCTGGGGACTGCCCCTGGTTCAGGCCGACCTGCAGGAGGCCCTGTACTGCGGAGCCCTGGACCTGGAGCTGGAAGCGGACGTGCGCGACGACGGAGGTGACCTGTGA
- a CDS encoding acyltransferase family protein yields MTGEARSGGRIPMLDVARFLGMFLVYYGHAVERIMYLQSPAATAQYKFIYSFHMPFFFLLAGFTLAPEKARLPAGRFLKRLAASRLVPYAAFSALLLGLSLLFAGHFPLLDLPKGEAYLKGLWYTLLGFPLFNIPLWFLAALVAVELIHFAVGRFLDSTLKIVVTALACYVGGYYLTLHVTLLPGPTYWLIPEAPVSYAFYLVGVLMRRKSVFIGGQPRWRFLAGAGLCLLGVVLTFDLNQGPFRLFQAVVIVASGHGNVLLFPLTALAGSLFLLLVARSAGANRFLMFLGKNVLILFCLNGVFYHYFNGPFADWYVATFPDHWAAVTAVTFGFTVLSLTACLPAIWLLKRYLPQLVGKPRAKGPLLPRLVS; encoded by the coding sequence ATGACGGGCGAAGCGAGATCGGGCGGGCGCATCCCCATGCTGGACGTGGCCCGGTTCCTGGGCATGTTCCTGGTCTACTACGGCCATGCCGTGGAGCGGATCATGTACCTTCAGAGCCCGGCGGCCACGGCCCAATACAAGTTCATCTACTCCTTCCACATGCCGTTCTTCTTTCTGCTGGCAGGGTTCACCCTGGCCCCGGAAAAGGCGCGCCTGCCGGCGGGCCGCTTTCTCAAGCGGCTGGCCGCCTCCCGGCTGGTGCCGTACGCGGCCTTCTCGGCCCTGCTGCTGGGGCTGAGCCTGCTGTTCGCCGGGCATTTCCCGCTTCTCGACCTTCCCAAGGGCGAGGCGTACCTCAAGGGATTGTGGTACACGCTCCTGGGCTTCCCCCTGTTCAACATCCCCCTGTGGTTCCTGGCCGCCCTGGTCGCGGTGGAGCTCATCCACTTCGCCGTCGGCCGGTTCCTGGATTCCACCCTGAAGATCGTCGTGACCGCCCTGGCCTGCTACGTGGGCGGATATTACCTGACCCTGCACGTCACGCTTCTGCCCGGCCCGACCTACTGGCTCATCCCGGAGGCCCCGGTGTCCTATGCCTTTTATCTGGTGGGGGTGCTCATGCGCCGGAAGTCCGTGTTCATCGGCGGACAGCCCCGCTGGAGGTTCCTGGCCGGGGCCGGGCTGTGCCTGCTCGGCGTGGTCTTGACGTTCGACCTCAACCAGGGGCCGTTCCGCCTCTTTCAGGCCGTGGTCATCGTGGCCTCGGGCCATGGCAACGTACTCCTCTTCCCTCTGACCGCCCTGGCCGGGAGCCTGTTCCTGCTCCTTGTCGCCCGCAGCGCCGGGGCCAACCGGTTCCTGATGTTCCTGGGGAAGAACGTGCTCATCCTTTTCTGCCTGAACGGGGTCTTCTACCACTATTTCAACGGCCCGTTCGCGGACTGGTACGTGGCGACCTTCCCTGACCATTGGGCAGCCGTGACCGCCGTGACCTTCGGGTTCACGGTGCTCTCGCTCACGGCCTGCCTGCCCGCCATCTGGCTGCTCAAGCGCTACCTGCCGCAGCTCGTGGGCAAGCCCCGGGCAAAGGGGCCGCTGCTGCCGCGCCTGGTCTCGTGA
- a CDS encoding ABC transporter ATP-binding protein, translated as MGLKLDGIGKTVGREIHLKDVNLEFESGSRYVVLGRTLAGKTSLLRIMAGLDRPTTGTVEANGVDVTGVSVRKRSVAMVYQQFINYPSQTIYENIASPLTIHGLPKEEIRTRVMQAASMLHIDKMLDRLPAELSGGQQQRTAIARALVKDVDLLLLDEPLVNLDYKLREELRDELRKIFRARDSVVVYTTTEPTEALMLGGNVIVMHEGEVLQVGPTADVFLHPANTRVAEVFSDPPINFINGSVNDGKVNIGHALSLPVPDSMSGLTPGEYTFGIRASQLNLQCKGDECTRIQGRIGLAEINGSETFVHFNYGDDSLVVQENGVHAFEVGNQVSVYVRPEAFYVFNATGDLVIAPANQ; from the coding sequence ATGGGGCTTAAACTCGACGGCATCGGCAAGACGGTTGGAAGAGAGATTCACCTCAAGGACGTGAATCTCGAATTCGAATCCGGCTCCCGCTACGTGGTGCTCGGCCGCACCCTGGCGGGCAAGACCTCGCTCTTGCGCATCATGGCCGGGCTGGACCGACCGACCACCGGCACGGTGGAGGCGAACGGCGTGGACGTGACCGGCGTATCGGTGCGCAAGCGCAGCGTGGCCATGGTCTACCAGCAATTCATCAACTACCCTTCCCAGACAATCTACGAAAACATCGCCTCGCCGCTGACCATCCACGGCCTGCCCAAGGAGGAGATCCGCACCCGCGTCATGCAGGCGGCCTCCATGCTGCACATCGACAAAATGCTCGACCGGCTGCCCGCCGAGCTGTCCGGCGGCCAGCAGCAGCGCACGGCCATCGCCCGGGCCCTGGTCAAGGACGTGGACCTGCTCCTTCTCGACGAGCCCCTGGTCAACCTCGACTACAAGCTGCGCGAGGAGCTGCGCGACGAACTGCGCAAGATTTTCAGGGCCCGCGACTCGGTGGTCGTCTACACCACCACCGAGCCCACCGAGGCGCTCATGCTCGGCGGCAACGTCATCGTCATGCACGAGGGCGAGGTCCTCCAGGTGGGGCCCACGGCCGACGTATTCCTGCACCCGGCCAACACCCGGGTGGCCGAGGTCTTCAGCGACCCGCCCATCAACTTCATCAACGGCTCCGTAAACGACGGCAAAGTCAACATCGGCCACGCCCTGTCCCTCCCGGTCCCCGACTCCATGTCCGGCCTGACGCCCGGGGAGTACACCTTCGGCATCCGCGCCAGCCAGCTCAACCTGCAATGCAAGGGCGATGAATGCACGCGTATTCAGGGGCGTATCGGACTGGCCGAAATCAACGGTTCCGAGACCTTCGTCCACTTCAACTACGGCGACGACTCCCTGGTGGTCCAGGAAAACGGCGTCCACGCCTTCGAGGTGGGCAACCAGGTGTCGGTCTATGTCCGGCCCGAGGCCTTCTACGTCTTCAACGCCACGGGCGATCTGGTTATCGCGCCGGCCAACCAGTGA
- a CDS encoding CoB--CoM heterodisulfide reductase iron-sulfur subunit B family protein — MRYAYFPGCKIPHHLPQYGDSVRAVCRALDVELVDIEFNCCGYPVRNESEPASVFSAARNFALAERAGLGIMTPCKCCFGNLKYAASRLHESPELAGEVERLLAREGLALPQRMEVRHLLTVLDRDVGAQTLAERATLPLYGVKVACHYGCHALRPGKVTGFDDPLAPTVFERVVAALGAETVDWALRLECCGHPLRGRDEVISESIMRRKLESAAGAGAHILATACTYCQLQFDVERDRHSFNSPWRAMVPAVLVSQLVGAALGLEEKRLGLTRNRIPWSKSVLSNDVS; from the coding sequence ATGCGCTACGCCTATTTCCCGGGATGCAAGATTCCCCACCACCTGCCCCAGTACGGGGACTCTGTCCGGGCCGTCTGTCGGGCCCTGGACGTGGAGCTGGTGGACATCGAATTCAACTGTTGCGGCTACCCGGTGCGCAACGAGAGCGAACCGGCCTCCGTGTTTTCGGCGGCGCGCAACTTCGCCCTGGCCGAACGGGCCGGGCTGGGGATCATGACCCCGTGCAAATGCTGTTTCGGCAACCTCAAGTACGCGGCCTCGCGCCTGCACGAGAGCCCGGAACTGGCCGGGGAGGTGGAGCGGCTGCTGGCCCGCGAGGGGCTGGCCCTGCCGCAGCGCATGGAAGTCCGCCACCTGCTCACCGTGCTGGACCGCGACGTGGGCGCGCAAACGCTGGCGGAACGGGCGACCCTGCCGCTGTACGGGGTCAAAGTGGCTTGCCACTACGGCTGCCACGCCCTGCGGCCGGGCAAGGTCACCGGGTTCGACGATCCCCTGGCCCCCACCGTGTTTGAGCGGGTGGTCGCCGCCCTGGGGGCCGAGACCGTGGACTGGGCCCTGCGGCTGGAGTGTTGCGGCCATCCCCTGCGCGGGCGCGACGAGGTCATCAGCGAGTCGATCATGCGCCGCAAGCTGGAGAGCGCGGCCGGAGCCGGGGCCCATATCCTGGCCACGGCCTGCACCTACTGCCAGCTGCAGTTCGACGTGGAGCGGGACCGGCATTCGTTCAACAGCCCCTGGCGGGCCATGGTTCCGGCCGTGCTCGTCAGCCAACTGGTCGGTGCGGCCCTGGGCCTGGAGGAGAAGCGGCTGGGGCTGACCCGCAACCGCATCCCCTGGTCCAAATCGGTTTTGTCCAACGACGTTTCGTGA
- a CDS encoding DeoR family transcriptional regulator encodes MKEKKAQRVIEETDGKSGRHASVRTRRARIVTLVREQGFMAIGTLAETFDVTPQTIRRDINALTDQGLLQRHHGGAGPMLSTENVDYTNRKILCLREKQIIAQLVAQHIPSRSSLFINMGTTNEEVAKALTRHDRLRVITNNLNVAKTLSSNNGLEVIVAGGVVRHKDGGIVGESTIEFIRQFKVDYGIIGISGVDLDGTLLDFDYREVTAARSIMDNSRKVFLVTDHSKFGRNAMVRLGNIKEVDAMFTDETPPAELVEVMKQNGVELHVAK; translated from the coding sequence ATGAAAGAGAAAAAGGCACAACGGGTCATCGAGGAAACCGACGGGAAAAGCGGGCGGCACGCCTCGGTGCGCACCAGGCGGGCCAGGATCGTCACCCTGGTCCGGGAGCAGGGATTCATGGCCATCGGCACCCTGGCCGAGACCTTCGACGTCACCCCCCAGACCATCCGCCGGGACATCAACGCCCTGACCGACCAGGGGTTGCTCCAGCGCCACCACGGCGGGGCCGGCCCCATGCTGAGCACCGAGAACGTCGACTACACCAACCGCAAGATACTGTGCCTGCGGGAGAAACAGATCATCGCCCAGTTGGTGGCCCAGCACATCCCGTCCCGCTCCTCGCTGTTCATCAACATGGGCACGACCAACGAGGAGGTGGCCAAGGCCCTGACCCGGCACGACCGCCTACGGGTCATCACCAACAACCTCAACGTGGCGAAAACATTGAGCAGCAACAACGGACTGGAGGTCATCGTGGCTGGCGGCGTGGTCCGCCACAAGGACGGCGGCATCGTCGGCGAATCGACCATCGAGTTCATCCGCCAGTTCAAGGTGGACTACGGGATCATCGGCATCAGCGGCGTGGACCTCGACGGCACCCTGCTCGACTTCGACTACCGCGAGGTCACCGCGGCCCGCTCGATCATGGACAACTCGCGCAAGGTCTTCCTGGTCACGGACCACAGCAAATTCGGGCGCAACGCCATGGTCAGGCTGGGCAACATCAAGGAGGTGGACGCCATGTTCACCGACGAGACGCCGCCCGCCGAACTGGTGGAGGTCATGAAGCAGAACGGGGTGGAGCTGCACGTGGCGAAATAG
- the glpB gene encoding glycerol-3-phosphate dehydrogenase subunit GlpB, which produces MSGNTHDVMVIGAGFAGMAAALFAARAGLSVAQSGVTGGIDFSTGFIDLMGVHPVAEGIRWDDPWAAVEAVSKDCPKHPYARMIRPDMEAAIGGFTDFLASQGLDYTGHADRNCRALTPVGTVKRTWRVPRTAWKGVLALESAAPTLIVDFHGLKGFSGNQLVEMRKETWPGLRTARVTFPRGSGELYPEHMAWALADPKYREKLAEAVAPHLGDAEYLGFPAVLGLIDPGRVVDHLEELTGRQVFEIPTIPPSIAGPRLRGAFDRGLPGLGVRTLSQATVTEAETVEDGFRFVVGRGGGRTEVRAKAAILATGRFFGKGLIADRHAIREAVFDLPVVQPKTREQWHNKEFFHTDGHAANASGLEVDDRFRPLGRDGRPAHKRLFAAGAILAHQDWMRMKCGAGLAITSAWRAVQGLMQGVD; this is translated from the coding sequence GTGAGCGGGAACACCCATGACGTCATGGTCATCGGCGCGGGCTTCGCGGGCATGGCCGCCGCCCTGTTCGCGGCCAGGGCCGGGCTGTCCGTGGCCCAGTCCGGGGTCACCGGCGGCATCGACTTCAGCACCGGGTTCATCGACCTCATGGGCGTGCATCCGGTGGCCGAGGGCATCCGCTGGGACGACCCGTGGGCGGCCGTCGAGGCCGTGTCCAAGGACTGTCCGAAACACCCCTACGCCCGCATGATCCGGCCGGACATGGAAGCGGCCATCGGCGGATTTACGGATTTTCTGGCCTCCCAGGGGCTCGATTACACCGGCCACGCGGACCGCAACTGCCGGGCCCTGACCCCGGTGGGCACGGTCAAGCGCACCTGGCGCGTGCCGCGCACCGCCTGGAAGGGCGTTCTCGCCCTGGAGAGCGCGGCGCCCACCCTCATCGTGGATTTCCACGGGCTCAAGGGGTTCAGCGGCAACCAGCTGGTCGAGATGCGCAAGGAAACCTGGCCCGGCCTGCGCACCGCGCGGGTGACCTTCCCCCGGGGCAGCGGCGAGCTTTACCCCGAGCACATGGCCTGGGCTCTGGCCGACCCCAAGTACCGGGAGAAGCTGGCCGAGGCCGTGGCCCCGCACCTGGGGGACGCCGAGTACCTGGGTTTCCCGGCCGTGCTCGGGCTGATCGATCCGGGCCGGGTCGTCGACCACCTGGAGGAATTGACCGGCAGGCAGGTCTTCGAGATCCCGACCATCCCGCCGTCCATCGCGGGCCCGAGGCTGCGCGGAGCCTTTGACCGGGGGCTGCCCGGGCTTGGCGTGCGCACCCTGTCCCAGGCCACGGTGACCGAGGCCGAAACGGTCGAGGACGGCTTCCGCTTCGTGGTCGGCAGGGGCGGCGGCAGGACCGAGGTGCGCGCCAAGGCCGCCATCCTGGCCACGGGCCGTTTCTTCGGCAAGGGGCTCATCGCCGACCGCCACGCCATCCGCGAGGCGGTCTTCGACCTGCCCGTTGTTCAGCCTAAGACGCGGGAGCAGTGGCACAACAAGGAGTTTTTCCACACCGACGGGCACGCGGCCAACGCATCCGGCCTTGAAGTGGACGACCGGTTCCGGCCGCTGGGCCGGGACGGGCGCCCCGCCCACAAGCGGCTGTTCGCGGCCGGGGCCATCCTGGCCCACCAGGACTGGATGCGCATGAAATGCGGGGCCGGGCTGGCCATCACCTCGGCCTGGCGCGCGGTACAGGGGCTGATGCAGGGAGTTGATTAA
- the ngr gene encoding nigerythrin encodes MKVRAQAPNVKNSTNFNAASDSKTAVGTTLENLKSAIRGETGAHNKYMTFAKAAKEQGYDQIARLFTATAAAELIHIGLEYDLVAAMDPDYEKPTVDAPVPGTSDLNLISGANGEIYETSDMYPSFIKKAQEEGNSKAVHVFSRAKLAESVHAERYLAAYNDLDAPDDDKFYLCPICGYIHKGEDFEKCPICFKPKESFTAY; translated from the coding sequence ATGAAAGTTCGAGCGCAAGCCCCCAATGTCAAGAATTCAACCAATTTCAATGCGGCCTCCGACAGCAAGACCGCCGTGGGCACGACCCTCGAGAACCTGAAGTCCGCCATTCGCGGTGAAACCGGGGCCCACAACAAGTACATGACCTTTGCCAAGGCCGCCAAGGAGCAGGGTTACGACCAGATCGCCCGCCTCTTCACCGCCACGGCTGCGGCCGAACTGATCCACATCGGCCTGGAGTATGACCTGGTCGCGGCCATGGACCCGGACTACGAAAAGCCCACGGTCGACGCCCCGGTTCCCGGGACCAGCGATCTCAATCTCATTTCCGGAGCGAACGGCGAGATATACGAGACCTCGGACATGTACCCGTCCTTCATAAAAAAGGCCCAGGAAGAGGGAAACAGCAAGGCCGTTCATGTATTCTCGCGGGCCAAGCTGGCCGAATCGGTCCATGCCGAGCGCTATCTTGCCGCCTACAACGACCTTGACGCGCCGGACGACGACAAATTCTATCTTTGCCCCATCTGCGGATACATCCACAAGGGAGAGGATTTCGAAAAATGTCCCATCTGCTTCAAGCCGAAGGAATCGTTCACCGCGTATTAG